One genomic region from Macaca mulatta isolate MMU2019108-1 chromosome 20, T2T-MMU8v2.0, whole genome shotgun sequence encodes:
- the PGAP6 gene encoding post-GPI attachment to proteins factor 6 isoform X3 codes for MGRAGTGTGGEAVAAVVAGPLLLLLLARPPPASARDSGKSEVGLVSEHFSQAPQRLSFYSWYGSARLFRFRVPPDTVLLRWLLQVSREGGTACTDAEITVHFRSGAPPVINPLGTSFPDDTSVQPSFQVRVPLSAAPLSNASVNVSHPAPGDWFVAAHLPPSSQKIELKGLAPTCAYVFQPDLLVTRVVEISVMEPDVPLPHTLLSHPSYLKVFVPDYTRELLLELRDCVSSGSLGCPVRLTVGPVTLPSNFQKVLTCTSAPWPCRLLLPSPPWDRWLQVTAESLVGPLGTVTFSAVAALTACRPQSVTIQPLLQSSQNQSFNASTGLPSLSPDHQYLGRSGSVDRSPFCLTNYPVMREDMDVVSVHFQLLDRVSVRVCPNTPSMMRLRLNTGMDSGGSLTISLRANKTEMRNETVIVACVNAASPFLGFNSSLNCTTAFFQGYPLSLSAWSLRANLIIPYPETDNWYLSLQLMCPENAEECEQAVVHVETTLYLVPCLNDCGPYGQCLLLRRHSYLYAGCSCKAGWRGWSCTDNSTAQTVAQQRAAALLLTLSNLMFLAPITVSVQRFFLVEASVYAYTMFFSTFYHACDQPGEAVLCILNYDTLQYCDFLGSGAAIWVTILCMARLKAVLKYVLFLLGTLVIAMSLQLDRRGIWNMLGPCLFAFVIMASMWTYRCGHRRQCYPTSWQRWAFYLLPGISMASVGVAIYTSMMTSDNYYYTHSIWHVLLAGSAALLLPPPDEHAEPWACSQKFPCHYQICKNDREELYTVT; via the exons AGGTGGGGCTGGTGTCCGAGCACTTCTCGCAGGCCCCGCAGAGGCTGTCCTTCTACAGCTGGTACGGCAGTGCCAGGCTCTTCCGCTTCCGCGTGCCCCCGGACACTGTGCTTCTGCGCTGGCTGCTGCAGGTCTCCCGGGAGGGCGGCACCGCCTGCACCGACGCAGAGATCACCGT GCACTTCCGTTCCGGCGCTCCTCCCGTCATCAACCCACTGGGCACCAGCTTCCCAGATGACACCTCGGTGCAGCCCTCCTTCCAGGTCAGGGTGCCACTGAGCGCTGCACCGCTAAGCAATGCCTCTGTCAACGTTTCCCACCCAGCCCCCGGGGACTGGTTCGTGGCCGCCCACCTGCCCCCGTCATCCCAGAAGATCGAGTTGAAG GGCTTGGCTCCCACCTGTGCCTACGTCTTCCAGCCTGACCTGCTGGTCACACGGGTGGTCGAGATTTCAGTCATGGAGCCAGATGTGCCCCTTCCACACACTCTCCTCTCCCACCCCAGCTACCTCAA GGTCTTTGTCCCCGATTACACGCGGGAGCTTCTGCTGGAGCTGCGGGACTGTGTGTCCAGCGGGAGCCTGGGTTGCCCTGTGCGTCTCACCGTGGGCCCGGTCACCCTGCCTAGCAACTTCCAGAAGGTGCTCACCTGCACCAGTGCCCCCTGGCCCTGTCGCCTGCTGCTGCCCTCACCGCCCTGGGACCGGTGGCTGCAAGTGACAGCTGAGAGCCTGGTGGGGCCCCTCGGGACAGTGACTTTCAGTGCTGTAGCTGCCCTCACAG CTTGCAGGCCACAGAGTGTAACCATCCAGCCCCTTCTGCAGAGCAGCCAAAACCAGAGCTTCAATGCCTCCACTGGTCTGCCCTCCCTGAGCCCCGACCACCAGTATCTGGGCAGGAGTGGCAGCGTGGACCGCAGCCCCTTCTGCCTCACAAACTACCCAGTCATGCGGGAGGACATGGACGTGGTGTCCGTGCACTTCCAGCTCCTGGACAGGGTCTCGGTGAGGGTGTGTCCAAACACACCGTCCATGATGCGACTGCGCCTGAACACCGGCATGGACAGCGGGGGGTCCCTCACCATCTCCCTGCGGGCCAACAAG ACAGAGATGCGGAATGAGACCGTCATAGTGGCCTGTGTGAACGCTGCCTCACCCTTCCTTGGCTTCAACAGTTCGCTCAACTGTACCACAG CCTTCTTCCAGGGCTACCCCTTGTCTCTGAGCGCCTGGTCTCTCAGGGCCAACCTCATCATCCCCTACCCAGAGACAGACAACTGGTACCTCTCTCTACAGCTCATGTGCCCTGAGAACGCTGA GGAGTGTGAGCAGGCTGTGGTCCATGTGGAGACCACCTTGTACCTGGTGCCCTGTTTGAACGATTGTGGACCCTATGGCCAGTGCCTCCTGCTCCGCAGACATAGCTACCTGTATGCCGGCTGCAGCTGCAAGGCAG GCTGGCGTGGGTGGAGCTGCACGGACAACAGCACAGCCCAGACGGTGGCCCAGCAGAGGGCAGCCGCACTGCTTCTCACGCTCAGCAACCTCATGTTCCTGGCCCCCATCACCGTCTCAGTGCAGCGATTCTTCCTGGTTGAGGCCTCCGTCTACGCCTACACCATGTTCTTCTCCACG TTCTACCACGCCTGCGACCAGCCCGGGGAGGCGGTGCTGTGTATCCTCAACTATGACACGCTGCAGTACTGCGACTTCCTGGGCTCCGGGGCGGCCATCTGGGTCACCATCCTGTGCATGGCGCGGCTCAAGGCAGTCCTGAAATAC GTGCTGTTTCTTCTGGGCACACTGGTCATCGCCATGTCCTTGCAGCTGGACCGCAGGGGCATCTGGAACATGCTGGGGCCCTGCCTCTTTGCCTTCGTGATCATGGCCTCCATGTGG ACTTACCGCTGCGGGCACCGGCGCCAGTGCTACCCCACCTCGTGGCAGCGCTGGGCCTTCTACCTCCTGCCCGGCATCTCCATGGCGTCCGTGGGCGTTGCCATCTATACCTCCATGATGACCAGCGACAACTACTACTACACCCACAGCATCTGGCACGTCCTGCTGGCCGGGAGCGCAGCCTTGCTGCTGCCGCCACCTGATGAGCACGCTGAGCCCTGGGCCTGCTCGCAGAAATTCCCCTGCCACTATCAGATCTGTAAGAATGATCGGGAGGAACTGTACACGGTGACATGA
- the PGAP6 gene encoding post-GPI attachment to proteins factor 6 isoform X2, protein MGRAGTGTGGEAVAAVVAGPLLLLLLARPPPASARDSGKSGSPSLTEVQGAGCTREKVLPFQEVGLVSEHFSQAPQRLSFYSWYGSARLFRFRVPPDTVLLRWLLQVSREGGTACTDAEITVHFRSGAPPVINPLGTSFPDDTSVQPSFQVRVPLSAAPLSNASVNVSHPAPGDWFVAAHLPPSSQKIELKGLAPTCAYVFQPDLLVTRVVEISVMEPDVPLPHTLLSHPSYLKVFVPDYTRELLLELRDCVSSGSLGCPVRLTVGPVTLPSNFQKVLTCTSAPWPCRLLLPSPPWDRWLQVTAESLVGPLGTVTFSAVAALTACRPQSVTIQPLLQSSQNQSFNASTGLPSLSPDHQYLGRSGSVDRSPFCLTNYPVMREDMDVVSVHFQLLDRVSVRVCPNTPSMMRLRLNTGMDSGGSLTISLRANKTEMRNETVIVACVNAASPFLGFNSSLNCTTAFFQGYPLSLSAWSLRANLIIPYPETDNWYLSLQLMCPENAEECEQAVVHVETTLYLVPCLNDCGPYGQCLLLRRHSYLYAGCSCKAGWRGWSCTDNSTAQTVAQQRAAALLLTLSNLMFLAPITVSVQRFFLVEASVYAYTMFFSTFYHACDQPGEAVLCILNYDTLQYCDFLGSGAAIWVTILCMARLKAVLKYLDRRGIWNMLGPCLFAFVIMASMWTYRCGHRRQCYPTSWQRWAFYLLPGISMASVGVAIYTSMMTSDNYYYTHSIWHVLLAGSAALLLPPPDEHAEPWACSQKFPCHYQICKNDREELYTVT, encoded by the exons AGGTGGGGCTGGTGTCCGAGCACTTCTCGCAGGCCCCGCAGAGGCTGTCCTTCTACAGCTGGTACGGCAGTGCCAGGCTCTTCCGCTTCCGCGTGCCCCCGGACACTGTGCTTCTGCGCTGGCTGCTGCAGGTCTCCCGGGAGGGCGGCACCGCCTGCACCGACGCAGAGATCACCGT GCACTTCCGTTCCGGCGCTCCTCCCGTCATCAACCCACTGGGCACCAGCTTCCCAGATGACACCTCGGTGCAGCCCTCCTTCCAGGTCAGGGTGCCACTGAGCGCTGCACCGCTAAGCAATGCCTCTGTCAACGTTTCCCACCCAGCCCCCGGGGACTGGTTCGTGGCCGCCCACCTGCCCCCGTCATCCCAGAAGATCGAGTTGAAG GGCTTGGCTCCCACCTGTGCCTACGTCTTCCAGCCTGACCTGCTGGTCACACGGGTGGTCGAGATTTCAGTCATGGAGCCAGATGTGCCCCTTCCACACACTCTCCTCTCCCACCCCAGCTACCTCAA GGTCTTTGTCCCCGATTACACGCGGGAGCTTCTGCTGGAGCTGCGGGACTGTGTGTCCAGCGGGAGCCTGGGTTGCCCTGTGCGTCTCACCGTGGGCCCGGTCACCCTGCCTAGCAACTTCCAGAAGGTGCTCACCTGCACCAGTGCCCCCTGGCCCTGTCGCCTGCTGCTGCCCTCACCGCCCTGGGACCGGTGGCTGCAAGTGACAGCTGAGAGCCTGGTGGGGCCCCTCGGGACAGTGACTTTCAGTGCTGTAGCTGCCCTCACAG CTTGCAGGCCACAGAGTGTAACCATCCAGCCCCTTCTGCAGAGCAGCCAAAACCAGAGCTTCAATGCCTCCACTGGTCTGCCCTCCCTGAGCCCCGACCACCAGTATCTGGGCAGGAGTGGCAGCGTGGACCGCAGCCCCTTCTGCCTCACAAACTACCCAGTCATGCGGGAGGACATGGACGTGGTGTCCGTGCACTTCCAGCTCCTGGACAGGGTCTCGGTGAGGGTGTGTCCAAACACACCGTCCATGATGCGACTGCGCCTGAACACCGGCATGGACAGCGGGGGGTCCCTCACCATCTCCCTGCGGGCCAACAAG ACAGAGATGCGGAATGAGACCGTCATAGTGGCCTGTGTGAACGCTGCCTCACCCTTCCTTGGCTTCAACAGTTCGCTCAACTGTACCACAG CCTTCTTCCAGGGCTACCCCTTGTCTCTGAGCGCCTGGTCTCTCAGGGCCAACCTCATCATCCCCTACCCAGAGACAGACAACTGGTACCTCTCTCTACAGCTCATGTGCCCTGAGAACGCTGA GGAGTGTGAGCAGGCTGTGGTCCATGTGGAGACCACCTTGTACCTGGTGCCCTGTTTGAACGATTGTGGACCCTATGGCCAGTGCCTCCTGCTCCGCAGACATAGCTACCTGTATGCCGGCTGCAGCTGCAAGGCAG GCTGGCGTGGGTGGAGCTGCACGGACAACAGCACAGCCCAGACGGTGGCCCAGCAGAGGGCAGCCGCACTGCTTCTCACGCTCAGCAACCTCATGTTCCTGGCCCCCATCACCGTCTCAGTGCAGCGATTCTTCCTGGTTGAGGCCTCCGTCTACGCCTACACCATGTTCTTCTCCACG TTCTACCACGCCTGCGACCAGCCCGGGGAGGCGGTGCTGTGTATCCTCAACTATGACACGCTGCAGTACTGCGACTTCCTGGGCTCCGGGGCGGCCATCTGGGTCACCATCCTGTGCATGGCGCGGCTCAAGGCAGTCCTGAAATAC CTGGACCGCAGGGGCATCTGGAACATGCTGGGGCCCTGCCTCTTTGCCTTCGTGATCATGGCCTCCATGTGG ACTTACCGCTGCGGGCACCGGCGCCAGTGCTACCCCACCTCGTGGCAGCGCTGGGCCTTCTACCTCCTGCCCGGCATCTCCATGGCGTCCGTGGGCGTTGCCATCTATACCTCCATGATGACCAGCGACAACTACTACTACACCCACAGCATCTGGCACGTCCTGCTGGCCGGGAGCGCAGCCTTGCTGCTGCCGCCACCTGATGAGCACGCTGAGCCCTGGGCCTGCTCGCAGAAATTCCCCTGCCACTATCAGATCTGTAAGAATGATCGGGAGGAACTGTACACGGTGACATGA
- the PGAP6 gene encoding post-GPI attachment to proteins factor 6 isoform X5: MAGQASGLGPSRTRGLTLEVGLVSEHFSQAPQRLSFYSWYGSARLFRFRVPPDTVLLRWLLQVSREGGTACTDAEITVHFRSGAPPVINPLGTSFPDDTSVQPSFQVRVPLSAAPLSNASVNVSHPAPGDWFVAAHLPPSSQKIELKGLAPTCAYVFQPDLLVTRVVEISVMEPDVPLPHTLLSHPSYLKVFVPDYTRELLLELRDCVSSGSLGCPVRLTVGPVTLPSNFQKVLTCTSAPWPCRLLLPSPPWDRWLQVTAESLVGPLGTVTFSAVAALTACRPQSVTIQPLLQSSQNQSFNASTGLPSLSPDHQYLGRSGSVDRSPFCLTNYPVMREDMDVVSVHFQLLDRVSVRVCPNTPSMMRLRLNTGMDSGGSLTISLRANKTEMRNETVIVACVNAASPFLGFNSSLNCTTAFFQGYPLSLSAWSLRANLIIPYPETDNWYLSLQLMCPENAEECEQAVVHVETTLYLVPCLNDCGPYGQCLLLRRHSYLYAGCSCKAGWRGWSCTDNSTAQTVAQQRAAALLLTLSNLMFLAPITVSVQRFFLVEASVYAYTMFFSTFYHACDQPGEAVLCILNYDTLQYCDFLGSGAAIWVTILCMARLKAVLKYVLFLLGTLVIAMSLQLDRRGIWNMLGPCLFAFVIMASMWTYRCGHRRQCYPTSWQRWAFYLLPGISMASVGVAIYTSMMTSDNYYYTHSIWHVLLAGSAALLLPPPDEHAEPWACSQKFPCHYQICKNDREELYTVT; the protein is encoded by the exons ATGGCTGGCCAGGCTTCTGGCCTGGGTCCCTCCCGCACGCGGGGTCTCACTCTGG AGGTGGGGCTGGTGTCCGAGCACTTCTCGCAGGCCCCGCAGAGGCTGTCCTTCTACAGCTGGTACGGCAGTGCCAGGCTCTTCCGCTTCCGCGTGCCCCCGGACACTGTGCTTCTGCGCTGGCTGCTGCAGGTCTCCCGGGAGGGCGGCACCGCCTGCACCGACGCAGAGATCACCGT GCACTTCCGTTCCGGCGCTCCTCCCGTCATCAACCCACTGGGCACCAGCTTCCCAGATGACACCTCGGTGCAGCCCTCCTTCCAGGTCAGGGTGCCACTGAGCGCTGCACCGCTAAGCAATGCCTCTGTCAACGTTTCCCACCCAGCCCCCGGGGACTGGTTCGTGGCCGCCCACCTGCCCCCGTCATCCCAGAAGATCGAGTTGAAG GGCTTGGCTCCCACCTGTGCCTACGTCTTCCAGCCTGACCTGCTGGTCACACGGGTGGTCGAGATTTCAGTCATGGAGCCAGATGTGCCCCTTCCACACACTCTCCTCTCCCACCCCAGCTACCTCAA GGTCTTTGTCCCCGATTACACGCGGGAGCTTCTGCTGGAGCTGCGGGACTGTGTGTCCAGCGGGAGCCTGGGTTGCCCTGTGCGTCTCACCGTGGGCCCGGTCACCCTGCCTAGCAACTTCCAGAAGGTGCTCACCTGCACCAGTGCCCCCTGGCCCTGTCGCCTGCTGCTGCCCTCACCGCCCTGGGACCGGTGGCTGCAAGTGACAGCTGAGAGCCTGGTGGGGCCCCTCGGGACAGTGACTTTCAGTGCTGTAGCTGCCCTCACAG CTTGCAGGCCACAGAGTGTAACCATCCAGCCCCTTCTGCAGAGCAGCCAAAACCAGAGCTTCAATGCCTCCACTGGTCTGCCCTCCCTGAGCCCCGACCACCAGTATCTGGGCAGGAGTGGCAGCGTGGACCGCAGCCCCTTCTGCCTCACAAACTACCCAGTCATGCGGGAGGACATGGACGTGGTGTCCGTGCACTTCCAGCTCCTGGACAGGGTCTCGGTGAGGGTGTGTCCAAACACACCGTCCATGATGCGACTGCGCCTGAACACCGGCATGGACAGCGGGGGGTCCCTCACCATCTCCCTGCGGGCCAACAAG ACAGAGATGCGGAATGAGACCGTCATAGTGGCCTGTGTGAACGCTGCCTCACCCTTCCTTGGCTTCAACAGTTCGCTCAACTGTACCACAG CCTTCTTCCAGGGCTACCCCTTGTCTCTGAGCGCCTGGTCTCTCAGGGCCAACCTCATCATCCCCTACCCAGAGACAGACAACTGGTACCTCTCTCTACAGCTCATGTGCCCTGAGAACGCTGA GGAGTGTGAGCAGGCTGTGGTCCATGTGGAGACCACCTTGTACCTGGTGCCCTGTTTGAACGATTGTGGACCCTATGGCCAGTGCCTCCTGCTCCGCAGACATAGCTACCTGTATGCCGGCTGCAGCTGCAAGGCAG GCTGGCGTGGGTGGAGCTGCACGGACAACAGCACAGCCCAGACGGTGGCCCAGCAGAGGGCAGCCGCACTGCTTCTCACGCTCAGCAACCTCATGTTCCTGGCCCCCATCACCGTCTCAGTGCAGCGATTCTTCCTGGTTGAGGCCTCCGTCTACGCCTACACCATGTTCTTCTCCACG TTCTACCACGCCTGCGACCAGCCCGGGGAGGCGGTGCTGTGTATCCTCAACTATGACACGCTGCAGTACTGCGACTTCCTGGGCTCCGGGGCGGCCATCTGGGTCACCATCCTGTGCATGGCGCGGCTCAAGGCAGTCCTGAAATAC GTGCTGTTTCTTCTGGGCACACTGGTCATCGCCATGTCCTTGCAGCTGGACCGCAGGGGCATCTGGAACATGCTGGGGCCCTGCCTCTTTGCCTTCGTGATCATGGCCTCCATGTGG ACTTACCGCTGCGGGCACCGGCGCCAGTGCTACCCCACCTCGTGGCAGCGCTGGGCCTTCTACCTCCTGCCCGGCATCTCCATGGCGTCCGTGGGCGTTGCCATCTATACCTCCATGATGACCAGCGACAACTACTACTACACCCACAGCATCTGGCACGTCCTGCTGGCCGGGAGCGCAGCCTTGCTGCTGCCGCCACCTGATGAGCACGCTGAGCCCTGGGCCTGCTCGCAGAAATTCCCCTGCCACTATCAGATCTGTAAGAATGATCGGGAGGAACTGTACACGGTGACATGA
- the PGAP6 gene encoding post-GPI attachment to proteins factor 6 isoform X1 — protein sequence MGRAGTGTGGEAVAAVVAGPLLLLLLARPPPASARDSGKSGSPSLTEVQGAGCTREKVLPFQEVGLVSEHFSQAPQRLSFYSWYGSARLFRFRVPPDTVLLRWLLQVSREGGTACTDAEITVHFRSGAPPVINPLGTSFPDDTSVQPSFQVRVPLSAAPLSNASVNVSHPAPGDWFVAAHLPPSSQKIELKGLAPTCAYVFQPDLLVTRVVEISVMEPDVPLPHTLLSHPSYLKVFVPDYTRELLLELRDCVSSGSLGCPVRLTVGPVTLPSNFQKVLTCTSAPWPCRLLLPSPPWDRWLQVTAESLVGPLGTVTFSAVAALTACRPQSVTIQPLLQSSQNQSFNASTGLPSLSPDHQYLGRSGSVDRSPFCLTNYPVMREDMDVVSVHFQLLDRVSVRVCPNTPSMMRLRLNTGMDSGGSLTISLRANKTEMRNETVIVACVNAASPFLGFNSSLNCTTAFFQGYPLSLSAWSLRANLIIPYPETDNWYLSLQLMCPENAEECEQAVVHVETTLYLVPCLNDCGPYGQCLLLRRHSYLYAGCSCKAGWRGWSCTDNSTAQTVAQQRAAALLLTLSNLMFLAPITVSVQRFFLVEASVYAYTMFFSTFYHACDQPGEAVLCILNYDTLQYCDFLGSGAAIWVTILCMARLKAVLKYVLFLLGTLVIAMSLQLDRRGIWNMLGPCLFAFVIMASMWTYRCGHRRQCYPTSWQRWAFYLLPGISMASVGVAIYTSMMTSDNYYYTHSIWHVLLAGSAALLLPPPDEHAEPWACSQKFPCHYQICKNDREELYTVT from the exons AGGTGGGGCTGGTGTCCGAGCACTTCTCGCAGGCCCCGCAGAGGCTGTCCTTCTACAGCTGGTACGGCAGTGCCAGGCTCTTCCGCTTCCGCGTGCCCCCGGACACTGTGCTTCTGCGCTGGCTGCTGCAGGTCTCCCGGGAGGGCGGCACCGCCTGCACCGACGCAGAGATCACCGT GCACTTCCGTTCCGGCGCTCCTCCCGTCATCAACCCACTGGGCACCAGCTTCCCAGATGACACCTCGGTGCAGCCCTCCTTCCAGGTCAGGGTGCCACTGAGCGCTGCACCGCTAAGCAATGCCTCTGTCAACGTTTCCCACCCAGCCCCCGGGGACTGGTTCGTGGCCGCCCACCTGCCCCCGTCATCCCAGAAGATCGAGTTGAAG GGCTTGGCTCCCACCTGTGCCTACGTCTTCCAGCCTGACCTGCTGGTCACACGGGTGGTCGAGATTTCAGTCATGGAGCCAGATGTGCCCCTTCCACACACTCTCCTCTCCCACCCCAGCTACCTCAA GGTCTTTGTCCCCGATTACACGCGGGAGCTTCTGCTGGAGCTGCGGGACTGTGTGTCCAGCGGGAGCCTGGGTTGCCCTGTGCGTCTCACCGTGGGCCCGGTCACCCTGCCTAGCAACTTCCAGAAGGTGCTCACCTGCACCAGTGCCCCCTGGCCCTGTCGCCTGCTGCTGCCCTCACCGCCCTGGGACCGGTGGCTGCAAGTGACAGCTGAGAGCCTGGTGGGGCCCCTCGGGACAGTGACTTTCAGTGCTGTAGCTGCCCTCACAG CTTGCAGGCCACAGAGTGTAACCATCCAGCCCCTTCTGCAGAGCAGCCAAAACCAGAGCTTCAATGCCTCCACTGGTCTGCCCTCCCTGAGCCCCGACCACCAGTATCTGGGCAGGAGTGGCAGCGTGGACCGCAGCCCCTTCTGCCTCACAAACTACCCAGTCATGCGGGAGGACATGGACGTGGTGTCCGTGCACTTCCAGCTCCTGGACAGGGTCTCGGTGAGGGTGTGTCCAAACACACCGTCCATGATGCGACTGCGCCTGAACACCGGCATGGACAGCGGGGGGTCCCTCACCATCTCCCTGCGGGCCAACAAG ACAGAGATGCGGAATGAGACCGTCATAGTGGCCTGTGTGAACGCTGCCTCACCCTTCCTTGGCTTCAACAGTTCGCTCAACTGTACCACAG CCTTCTTCCAGGGCTACCCCTTGTCTCTGAGCGCCTGGTCTCTCAGGGCCAACCTCATCATCCCCTACCCAGAGACAGACAACTGGTACCTCTCTCTACAGCTCATGTGCCCTGAGAACGCTGA GGAGTGTGAGCAGGCTGTGGTCCATGTGGAGACCACCTTGTACCTGGTGCCCTGTTTGAACGATTGTGGACCCTATGGCCAGTGCCTCCTGCTCCGCAGACATAGCTACCTGTATGCCGGCTGCAGCTGCAAGGCAG GCTGGCGTGGGTGGAGCTGCACGGACAACAGCACAGCCCAGACGGTGGCCCAGCAGAGGGCAGCCGCACTGCTTCTCACGCTCAGCAACCTCATGTTCCTGGCCCCCATCACCGTCTCAGTGCAGCGATTCTTCCTGGTTGAGGCCTCCGTCTACGCCTACACCATGTTCTTCTCCACG TTCTACCACGCCTGCGACCAGCCCGGGGAGGCGGTGCTGTGTATCCTCAACTATGACACGCTGCAGTACTGCGACTTCCTGGGCTCCGGGGCGGCCATCTGGGTCACCATCCTGTGCATGGCGCGGCTCAAGGCAGTCCTGAAATAC GTGCTGTTTCTTCTGGGCACACTGGTCATCGCCATGTCCTTGCAGCTGGACCGCAGGGGCATCTGGAACATGCTGGGGCCCTGCCTCTTTGCCTTCGTGATCATGGCCTCCATGTGG ACTTACCGCTGCGGGCACCGGCGCCAGTGCTACCCCACCTCGTGGCAGCGCTGGGCCTTCTACCTCCTGCCCGGCATCTCCATGGCGTCCGTGGGCGTTGCCATCTATACCTCCATGATGACCAGCGACAACTACTACTACACCCACAGCATCTGGCACGTCCTGCTGGCCGGGAGCGCAGCCTTGCTGCTGCCGCCACCTGATGAGCACGCTGAGCCCTGGGCCTGCTCGCAGAAATTCCCCTGCCACTATCAGATCTGTAAGAATGATCGGGAGGAACTGTACACGGTGACATGA
- the PGAP6 gene encoding post-GPI attachment to proteins factor 6 isoform X7: protein MEPDVPLPHTLLSHPSYLKVFVPDYTRELLLELRDCVSSGSLGCPVRLTVGPVTLPSNFQKVLTCTSAPWPCRLLLPSPPWDRWLQVTAESLVGPLGTVTFSAVAALTACRPQSVTIQPLLQSSQNQSFNASTGLPSLSPDHQYLGRSGSVDRSPFCLTNYPVMREDMDVVSVHFQLLDRVSVRVCPNTPSMMRLRLNTGMDSGGSLTISLRANKTEMRNETVIVACVNAASPFLGFNSSLNCTTAFFQGYPLSLSAWSLRANLIIPYPETDNWYLSLQLMCPENAEECEQAVVHVETTLYLVPCLNDCGPYGQCLLLRRHSYLYAGCSCKAGWRGWSCTDNSTAQTVAQQRAAALLLTLSNLMFLAPITVSVQRFFLVEASVYAYTMFFSTFYHACDQPGEAVLCILNYDTLQYCDFLGSGAAIWVTILCMARLKAVLKYVLFLLGTLVIAMSLQLDRRGIWNMLGPCLFAFVIMASMWTYRCGHRRQCYPTSWQRWAFYLLPGISMASVGVAIYTSMMTSDNYYYTHSIWHVLLAGSAALLLPPPDEHAEPWACSQKFPCHYQICKNDREELYTVT from the exons ATGGAGCCAGATGTGCCCCTTCCACACACTCTCCTCTCCCACCCCAGCTACCTCAA GGTCTTTGTCCCCGATTACACGCGGGAGCTTCTGCTGGAGCTGCGGGACTGTGTGTCCAGCGGGAGCCTGGGTTGCCCTGTGCGTCTCACCGTGGGCCCGGTCACCCTGCCTAGCAACTTCCAGAAGGTGCTCACCTGCACCAGTGCCCCCTGGCCCTGTCGCCTGCTGCTGCCCTCACCGCCCTGGGACCGGTGGCTGCAAGTGACAGCTGAGAGCCTGGTGGGGCCCCTCGGGACAGTGACTTTCAGTGCTGTAGCTGCCCTCACAG CTTGCAGGCCACAGAGTGTAACCATCCAGCCCCTTCTGCAGAGCAGCCAAAACCAGAGCTTCAATGCCTCCACTGGTCTGCCCTCCCTGAGCCCCGACCACCAGTATCTGGGCAGGAGTGGCAGCGTGGACCGCAGCCCCTTCTGCCTCACAAACTACCCAGTCATGCGGGAGGACATGGACGTGGTGTCCGTGCACTTCCAGCTCCTGGACAGGGTCTCGGTGAGGGTGTGTCCAAACACACCGTCCATGATGCGACTGCGCCTGAACACCGGCATGGACAGCGGGGGGTCCCTCACCATCTCCCTGCGGGCCAACAAG ACAGAGATGCGGAATGAGACCGTCATAGTGGCCTGTGTGAACGCTGCCTCACCCTTCCTTGGCTTCAACAGTTCGCTCAACTGTACCACAG CCTTCTTCCAGGGCTACCCCTTGTCTCTGAGCGCCTGGTCTCTCAGGGCCAACCTCATCATCCCCTACCCAGAGACAGACAACTGGTACCTCTCTCTACAGCTCATGTGCCCTGAGAACGCTGA GGAGTGTGAGCAGGCTGTGGTCCATGTGGAGACCACCTTGTACCTGGTGCCCTGTTTGAACGATTGTGGACCCTATGGCCAGTGCCTCCTGCTCCGCAGACATAGCTACCTGTATGCCGGCTGCAGCTGCAAGGCAG GCTGGCGTGGGTGGAGCTGCACGGACAACAGCACAGCCCAGACGGTGGCCCAGCAGAGGGCAGCCGCACTGCTTCTCACGCTCAGCAACCTCATGTTCCTGGCCCCCATCACCGTCTCAGTGCAGCGATTCTTCCTGGTTGAGGCCTCCGTCTACGCCTACACCATGTTCTTCTCCACG TTCTACCACGCCTGCGACCAGCCCGGGGAGGCGGTGCTGTGTATCCTCAACTATGACACGCTGCAGTACTGCGACTTCCTGGGCTCCGGGGCGGCCATCTGGGTCACCATCCTGTGCATGGCGCGGCTCAAGGCAGTCCTGAAATAC GTGCTGTTTCTTCTGGGCACACTGGTCATCGCCATGTCCTTGCAGCTGGACCGCAGGGGCATCTGGAACATGCTGGGGCCCTGCCTCTTTGCCTTCGTGATCATGGCCTCCATGTGG ACTTACCGCTGCGGGCACCGGCGCCAGTGCTACCCCACCTCGTGGCAGCGCTGGGCCTTCTACCTCCTGCCCGGCATCTCCATGGCGTCCGTGGGCGTTGCCATCTATACCTCCATGATGACCAGCGACAACTACTACTACACCCACAGCATCTGGCACGTCCTGCTGGCCGGGAGCGCAGCCTTGCTGCTGCCGCCACCTGATGAGCACGCTGAGCCCTGGGCCTGCTCGCAGAAATTCCCCTGCCACTATCAGATCTGTAAGAATGATCGGGAGGAACTGTACACGGTGACATGA